The Montipora capricornis isolate CH-2021 chromosome 3, ASM3666992v2, whole genome shotgun sequence genome window below encodes:
- the LOC138040587 gene encoding uncharacterized protein, which produces MSVSDAVNCNDDGGHEDDDNDDNYEENVCDGNDDDDDRDYDEDDDNDNGDDDDDDDSVDDGEGDGDDDDDNNDDDDNDDNSDDEDDYRDDEDDDDIDDDDDDDDGDDNDNDYDGDSEEEDDNRNYDEDDDDNNNDDDSGGDIQDDNDDRGVDDDDHNNIDGGEGDHEDDEDNDYIANFHFDGEELKVENKTILKLNAYFVIFIVRIFFFA; this is translated from the exons ATGTCAGTCAGTGATGCTGTTAATTG TAACGACGATGGCGgccatgaagatgatgataatgatgataattatgaagaaaacgtttgcgacggcaacgatgacgatgatgatagaGATTATGACgaggatgatgataatgataatggtgatgatgatgatgatgacgacagcGTGGACGACGGCGAAGGAGATggtgacgacgatgatgataataatgatgatgatgacaatgacgacAACAGCGACGATGAGGATGATTATAGGGATGATGAGGACGACGATGAtatcgatgatgatgatgatgatgatgatggtgatgataatgacAACGACTACGATGGTGACAGCGAAGAGGAAGATGATAATAGAAATTATgacgaagatgatgatgataacaacaaCGATGACGACAGCGGTGGCGACATCCAGGATGACAATGATGATAGAGGTGTTGACGATGATGACCACAACAACATCGACGGTGGCGAAGGtgaccatgaagatgatgaagatAATGATTACATcgcgaattttcattttgaTGGGGAGGAATTGAAAGTGGAGAACAAGACTATTTTAAAACTAAACGCTTACTTTGTAATCTTCATTGTCAGGATTTTCTTCTTTGCTTAA
- the LOC138040585 gene encoding tigger transposable element-derived protein 6-like translates to MEAIFLALVPSEDQKDLGVSGKSQEKTERFYYYALDDHPRKGVKSAETVESWQERVKEISRGYAPRDVWNEDETGSFWKALPEKSLSEKGKRCRGGKNSMQRVTVAFFVNAAGGKESPVLIGKSKKPRCFSKLKDASHPCGAHYFSNDKAWMRTEIMTDILAKLNTRMKREGRNILMFLDNAPCHPPKLMDMFSNIRVEFLPKNTTSRTQPLDAGIIKTWKVYYRRKLLRYVASQIDVKQCASDVIKSVNLLMAVRWMVSAWEKVKPEVIIKCFKHVGTNPEENQEEEDDDPFSGEELLDLNELVAKVSGETNVDAATYVADADSEALSHEHCVDTGDPNWRRNLRKEIIESHKSTETMQRNDEDDNEDIDQPLSRSEVGSDKDALRLAKQLVEFADWRDEEQLSVAIGWAHDLLCDLQLKSSKQSSLDSFVVKM, encoded by the exons ATGGAAGCTATTTTTCTGGCGCTGGTGCCGTCGGAAGATCAAAAAGATCTTGGCGTGAGTGGCAAGAGTCAAGAGAAG acGGAACGTTTTTATTACTACGCTTTGGATGACCATCCG CGAAAAGGAGTTAAAAGTGCCGAGACTGTCGAAAGCTGGCAGGAACGGGTTAAGGAAATCAGCAGAGGCTACGCCCCACGGGACGTGTGGAACGAGGATGAAACTGGGTCTTTCTGGAAGGCCCTGCCTGAAAAATCCTTATCGGAGAAAGGGAAGCGTTGTAGAGGTGGGAAAAACTCTATGCAGCGAGTTACAGTTGCTTTCTTTGTGAATGCAGCTGGTGGAAAGGAAAGCCCAGTTTTGATCGGCAAAAGTAAAAAGCCCCGCTGCTTTTCGAAGTTAAAAGACGCCTCCCATCCCTGTGGTGCTCACTATTTCAGTAACGATAAGGCATGGATGCGCACTGAAATTATGACTGATATTCTTGCTAAACTCAACACTCGTATGAAGCGTGAGGGTAGAAATATCCTTATGTTTCTTGACAATGCACCATGCCATCCTCCGAAGCTGATGGATATGTTTTCAAATATTCGAGTGGAATTTCTTCCAAAGAACACAACTTCGCGTACCCAGCCCCTTGATGCAGGCATCATCAAGACATGGAAGGTGTACTACCGTCGAAAGCTTCTTCGGTACGTTGCCAGCCAAATTGATGTCAAGCAGTGTGCAAGTGACGTTATCAAATCAGTCAATTTGTTGATGGCTGTGAGGTGGATGGTGAGTGCCTGGGAAAAAGTCAAGCCAGAAGTGATTATTAAGTGCTTTAAACACGTTGGCACGAACCCAGAGGAGAACCAAGAAGAGGAAGATGATGATCCATTTTCTGGAGAAGAGCTCTTGGATTTAAATGAGCTGGTTGCGAAAGTTTCTGGTGAGACAAACGTTGATGCTGCTACATACGTCGCTGATGCTGACTCCGAAGCTCTCTCCCATGAGCATTGTGTTGATACTGGTGATCCAAACTGGCGGAGAAATCTTCGGAAAGAGATCATCGAAAGTCACAAATCAACGGAAACAATGCAACGTAATGACGAGGATGACAATGAAGACATAGACCAACCTCTTAGTCGTTCTGAGGTGGGCTCGGACAAGGATGCCTTGCGGCTCGCCAAGCAGTTGGTAGAATTCGCTGACTGGAGGGATGAGGAGCAATTATCGGTGGCAATTGGATGGGCTCACGACCTGCTGTGTGATTTGCAGCTCAAGTCATCCAAGCAGTCATCTCTTGACTCTTTCGTTGTTAAAATGTGA
- the LOC138040586 gene encoding uncharacterized protein has protein sequence MGEETDDILVSFGLTTEKAKQYSVVKGKFEVHFAVKRNVIFERTKFNLRSQQDGESVDKFITDLYCLAEYCKFGTLRDDLIRARIVVGLKDKKLSEKLQLDSKLTFEKAITKTRQSETVKKQQTFIQETKSDPPPANVDRLCKGKGKDSKEDLKKKKKPPKSKHGKTPETQYERVGEVHFPGRQKEEEEEEEEEEEEQEFFLGELTELSAVRGSTGDSWKVKVSLNGMLAEFKVDTGADVTVIPPSLYHSLQPAPSLSRTTRLLMGPYACKQKLNCLGTFIADLQVHDKIAKEQVYVIENLERPLLGRQPAELLTLITRFDSLSSDDYKSKVADKYPKLFEGPGVMKDSYCITFKEDARPFQVSVPRKVPFPLYQKTKEELDRMLKAGVISTVDQTTDWCASMVVTPKSNGEVRVCVDLSKLNEYVKRENHPLPAVDTTLGSLEGSRVFSKLDANSGFWQIKLA, from the exons ATGGGCGAAGAAACTGATGACATCTTAGTGTCATTCGGACTAACAACTGAAAAAGCAAAGCAGTACAGCGTAGTGAAAGGCAAGTTTGAAGTTCATTTCGCGGTAAAGAGAAACGTAATATTTGAAAGAACTAAGTTCAACCTGAGAAGTCAACAAGATGGCGAGTCAGTTGATAAATTTATAACGGATTTGTATTGTCTTGCTGAATACTGCAAATTTGGAACTCTAAGGGACGATCTCATCCGAGCTAGAATCGTGGTAGGGCTAAAAGACAAAAAGCTCTCTGAAAAACTGCAACTGGATTCTAAGCTGACATTTGAGAAAGCAATCACGAAAACCAGGCAGTCGGAGACAGTTAAAAAGCAGCAAACGTTCATACAGGAAACCAAATCTGACCCACCACCAGCTAATGTTGACCGTTTGTGCAAAGGAAAGGGGAAAGATTCTAAAGaggatttaaagaagaaaaagaaaccaccCAAGTCTAAACATGGGAAAACTCCTGAAACACAAT ACGAGAGAGTGGGTGAAGTGCATTTTCCGGGGAgacaaaaagaagaagaggaagaagaagaagaagaagaagaagaacaagagtTTTTCCTAGGTGAACTCACTGAACTATCTGCGGTCCGAGGAAGTACAGGAGATTCATGGAAAGTTAAAGTTTCACTGAATGGAATGCTAGCAGAATTTAAAGTGGATACCGGTGCAGATGTAACAGTAATTCCACCTAGTCTGTATCACAGTTTGCAACCAGCTCCATCACTTAGCAGGACCACCAGGCTACTGATGGGTCCATATGCATGTAAACAGAAATTGAACTGTCTAGGGACGTTCATAGCAGACTTGCAAGTGCATGATAAGATTGCTAAGGAGCAAGTGTATGTCATAGAAAATTTGGAGCGACCTTTGCTAGGAAGACAGCCAGCTGAACTACTAACGCTGATAACCAGATTTGACAGCCTGAGCAGTGATGACTACAAGAGTAAAGTAGCAGACAAGTACCCCAAGTTGTTTGAAGGACCAGGTGTCATGAAGGACAGTTACTGCATCACATTCAAAGAAGATGCCAGACCTTTCCAAGTGTCAGTCCCAAGGAAGGTACCCTTCCCCTTGtatcagaaaacaaaagaagagttAGACAGGATGCTGAAGGCAGGTGTCATATCCACAGTAGACCAAACCACTGATTGGTGCGCCTCCATGGTTGTGACCCCGAAAAGTAATGGCGAGGTCAGAGTCTGCGTCGACCTAAGCAAGCTAAATGAGTACGTCAAGAGGGAAAACCACCCACTTCCTGCAGTAGATACAACACTCGGGAGTTTGGAAGGCTCTAGAGTGTTCTCTAAACTTGACGCGAACTCAGGATTCTGGCAGATAAAGCTAGCGTAG